The Plasmodium cynomolgi strain B DNA, scaffold: 0198, whole genome shotgun sequence genomic interval AGTCGATTGGGATACTATTCAGGGGTTAATGGCGAATCCAGGTACTAATTATATAACAACGAtatgtgattattttattcattggTTGTATGGAATAATAagcaaaagtaaaattacAGATATGGGCATTTATAATCTCTacaataaaatggaaaataaattacaagGCGTATGTAATTATAAACATCCAGAAGGTTCCGAGACCCAAAGTATTgtgaaaatatatgataGAAAGGTACTAAAGGACAAAAGAGAgttatatgattttttagaatattataatgacataaaaGCAGTACTCAATAATGAAAACCCCAAGAACAAAGATAAATATTGCagatatataaaatatatatttaatttataccAAGAAATGGAAATGAATAATTACAAAGAATTGTACAATATGGAATCAAActtatttaaagaaaaatttaagaaaattgatgcagatttatttttattagagaaaaaatgtcCAGGAGATTATCTAAATTTAATATTCGACAAAGACAATAAAATATTACGAGATtttaagaaagaaaaaaaagagcaattagttgaaaaattaaagaaagcCTGTGATAATCCAGAAACACACTCTGTTGAGGATTCACCATACGATAAGCATGAATATGTACGTTATagaattttacgaaaattatACTTACAttaccttatataaatactatatattaaataatgtgCTATAacaatcattttttatataaaggaTTAATGAATGCATGTactattataattattattttcttattaatTTCTAGAAAGATGTCCTAAAAGATTTTTCAGCCTATAaagtatatgaaaaattaaataataataacaatattgATCCATATTGCAGTGATTGTAATGATTTATCAAATTTAGAAAGTGAATACAAAGGAATtaatcaattttgtaaaaaggtgGCAAGAAATTTAAGAAACCAATTGAATGATATTAAGGATCTTACAAATGAAGATGATCGctgtttatatttcatttactggacatatgaaaaagtgagggaaatatataatggaagaataaaaaatattcatgaaATACcacttttttccaaaatactTGGTATAGCGCATGGTATTAACTATGAATTAGCTGGAGAGGATATTCGTAAAAATGTTGAAGCTTTCAAGGGGGTCTCTATGAGAAATTCTGATGCGACCAGCAGAGGAGATGGTgctacacaaaaaaaggaagaaaagtttGTTTATAGCTCTGAATTGTCTAAGTATAATCCttgtttcttttatttagATTGTACATTAGATGAATgtaaagaaatgaaagatctgtttgattattttaaaaattataagagTATTAAAGATAAAAGCTCTACAGTTGATAACAAGTACATACAATACTGTAATTACCTTACTTATATAAACGGACTATACGAAAAGAATATATCTAATTGTTGCGTCTGTTTTAAGGGTGTGGAGAAATGCAGAGAGGATTGTCCACATTATTTTAGGTGTGATGAATTGTATAATCCCCAGAATCTCtatgataaatttaaatgcaGTAATAAAATATCAGATAAACCATTTAAGAAGATAAAATTACCAGTGTCCATTGATTTTTATTCCAAAAACATAACAGAAAAGTCAAAGGGAAACCAATATTTACAGAcagttaattattttacacCTATtagtgtgcaaaaaatgcagGGTAGAATGCCAAAATTATTGGATGGCATGTCAGACACCTCGGATAATATACTTGAATCGGATCCTTTCTACACTATTGTGTTAGGAGTTTTTACTATATGGGGaatctttttcgtttttttcatttattataaggttattaaaaatagcCTGTTAAAAGATATGTATAGTTTGTATTTGATATTCATT includes:
- a CDS encoding hypothetical protein (putative), whose amino-acid sequence is MSSNSTNIENIVDNIHELISEDDVSFNRIFFLKTITNNFIHMYHFYLDIFKKLFLKASFRNKNPLIVFYERCDKSYNLTSANISCDQCKSPRNKDGPNCCDKEDRIVDWDTIQGLMANPGTNYITTICDYFIHWLYGIISKSKITDMGIYNLYNKMENKLQGVCNYKHPEGSETQSIVKIYDRKVLKDKRELYDFLEYYNDIKAVLNNENPKNKDKYCRYIKYIFNLYQEMEMNNYKELYNMESNLFKEKFKKIDADLFLLEKKCPGDYLNLIFDKDNKILRDFKKEKKEQLVEKLKKACDNPETHSVEDSPYDKHEYKDVLKDFSAYKVYEKLNNNNNIDPYCSDCNDLSNLESEYKGINQFCKKVARNLRNQLNDIKDLTNEDDRCLYFIYWTYEKVREIYNGRIKNIHEIPLFSKILGIAHGINYELAGEDIRKNVEAFKGVSMRNSDATSRGDGATQKKEEKFVYSSELSKYNPCFFYLDCTLDECKEMKDLFDYFKNYKSIKDKSSTVDNKYIQYCNYLTYINGLYEKNISNCCVCFKGVEKCREDCPHYFRCDELYNPQNLYDKFKCSNKISDKPFKKIKLPVSIDFYSKNITEKSKGNQYLQTVNYFTPISVQKMQGRMPKLLDGMSDTSDNILESDPFYTIVLGVFTIWGIFFVFFIYYKVIKNSLLKDMYSLYLIFILSKK